ATGGCCGAGGACACCGCCATGGCCGTCGACGTCATCGCCGACATGGTAACGAGCTCGACGCTCGACGAGGACGACTTCGGCTCCGAGCGCGAGGTCATCCTCGAGGAGCTCGCGATGGCGGAGGACGACCCGACCGACGTCGTGCACGAGCGCTTCGCCGAGGCCGTGCTGGGGGCGCACCCGCTCGGGCGGCCCATCGGGGGCACGCCCGAGACCATCCGCGCGGTGGGCCGCGACGACGTCCTCGCCCACTACCGCCGCCACTACGAGGCGCCCACGCTCGTGGTCACCGCCGCCGGTGGCGTCGACCACGACGACGTCGTGCGGCTCGTCGAGTCCGAGCTCGCCCGCGGCGGGTGGACGTCGCAGGCGCCGGGACGCCCCCGCCGCCCGCACGCCGGTCGCCGCGACGACGGTCCCGCCCGCGCGACCGGGTCCGACGTGGTCGTGCGCCGCGACACCGAGCAGGCGCAGGTCGTGCTCGGCACCTCGGGGCTCGCCGCGACCGACGAGCGCCGCTACGTCCTCAGCGTCCTCACCACCGTGCTCGGCGGTGGCATGAGCAGCCGGCTGTTCCAGGAGGTGCGGGAGAAGCGGGGCCTCGCCTACAGCGTGTACTCCTTCGCCTCCAGCTACACCGACGGCGGCTACGTCGGCCTCTACGCGGGCTGCAACCCGGCGAAGGTCGACACGGTCGTCGACCTGCTGCGCAGCGAGTGGGAGCGCCTCGCGGAGGACGGCCTCGACGCCGACGAGCTCGCGCGCGGCGTCGGGCAGATCGCCGGCGGCATGACCCTGGGACTGGAGGACTCCGGGTCGCGCATGACGCGCCTGGGCAAGGCCGAGCTCGTCCACGGCGCGTACACCGACCTCGACGAGGCCGTCGCGCGGCTGCGCGCCGTCACCCCCGAGCAGGTGCAGGCGCTCGCCGGGGAGCTGCTCGAGCGGCCCCGCACGCTCGCCGTCGTCGGGCCCTTCGACGAGGCCCGCGCGTTCGGCGGCACCGGGACCGCCGCGTGAGCCCCGCCGCCACGCGGGTCGTCGTCGCCGGCGCCGGCGGGCGGATGGGCCGCGCCGCCTGCGAGGCCGTCGACGAGGCCGACGACCTCGAGCTCCACGGCCGGGTCGGTCGTGACGACGACCTCGTGGCGGCGCTCGACGGGGCCGACGTCCTCGTCGACCTCTCGGTGCCGGACGCCTCGCCGGGCAACGTCGCGACGGCCGTCCGCGCCGGGGTCCACTGCGTCGTGGGGACGACCGGCTGGAGCGACAGCCGACTCGACGCGCTGCGCGCCGAGCTCGACGAAGCGCCGGCCGTCGGCGTGCTCGTCGCCCCGAACTTCTCCGTCGGGGCGCTGCTGGTGGCGGACTTCGCCGCGCGGGCCGCCCGGTTCTTCGAGTCCGTCGAGGTCGTCGAGCTCCACCACCCCGACAAGGTCGACGCCCCGTCCGGCACCGCGGTGCGCACGGCGCGGGGGATCGCCGCGGCCCGGGCCGCGGCCGGGCTCGGCCCCTCGCCGGACGCGACGACGCAGTCCCTGCCGGGGGCGCGCGGCGCCGACGTCGACGGGGTGCGGGTGCACGCCGTCCGGCTGCGGGGTCTCGTCGCGCACCAGGAGG
The nucleotide sequence above comes from Aquipuribacter nitratireducens. Encoded proteins:
- a CDS encoding M16 family metallopeptidase is translated as MSPVDLPIDDTAVARTVLPSGVRVLTETMPGLRSATVGMWVGVGSRDEADGHHGSTHFLEHLLFKGTGRRSPLDIAEAFDTVGGEANAVTGKEHTCYYARVMAEDTAMAVDVIADMVTSSTLDEDDFGSEREVILEELAMAEDDPTDVVHERFAEAVLGAHPLGRPIGGTPETIRAVGRDDVLAHYRRHYEAPTLVVTAAGGVDHDDVVRLVESELARGGWTSQAPGRPRRPHAGRRDDGPARATGSDVVVRRDTEQAQVVLGTSGLAATDERRYVLSVLTTVLGGGMSSRLFQEVREKRGLAYSVYSFASSYTDGGYVGLYAGCNPAKVDTVVDLLRSEWERLAEDGLDADELARGVGQIAGGMTLGLEDSGSRMTRLGKAELVHGAYTDLDEAVARLRAVTPEQVQALAGELLERPRTLAVVGPFDEARAFGGTGTAA
- the dapB gene encoding 4-hydroxy-tetrahydrodipicolinate reductase → MSPAATRVVVAGAGGRMGRAACEAVDEADDLELHGRVGRDDDLVAALDGADVLVDLSVPDASPGNVATAVRAGVHCVVGTTGWSDSRLDALRAELDEAPAVGVLVAPNFSVGALLVADFAARAARFFESVEVVELHHPDKVDAPSGTAVRTARGIAAARAAAGLGPSPDATTQSLPGARGADVDGVRVHAVRLRGLVAHQEVLLGGPGEQLTLRHDSLDRSSFMPGVLLGVRQVAGHPGLTVGLEHWLDL